A single Aminobacterium mobile DSM 12262 DNA region contains:
- a CDS encoding UxaA family hydrolase, which translates to MGNIRGLKLGCNDSVAVLTEDGAKGDTLRLLDGFQIELKENIPAGHKVALTQIESGETVFKYGCSIGRAIQRIYKGGWIHTHNLTSALEVEWTPQWKYCSPSLKTKIPQRSFMGYRRGKYGVGIRNELWVIPTVSCINDLLRTLIPRYSPAPWIENVRVLAHPYGCSQLGDDFEYTLRALSSLAFNPNAAGVLFVGMGCENLQISYLKERMSHHPNVAYTVLQDEADDERALFPRLDFLAENSVRTRTECPLSDLVVGVKCGGSDAFSSLTANPLVGLFTDYLSFWGGTTLATEIPEMFGAEEAITSRIEEESVFNSFVEMIHWFKNYFTSYNQPVYENPSPGNKVGGITTLEEKSLGAVEKTGSGPVTDVLWYGERATRPGVAIVFSPGNDPVSVTSLAISGAVLTLFTTGRGTPYSSVIPSIKIATNTALYEKKHRWIDFNAGNLLEGEGWDNALSRLVTMVIDVANGRSTCNERLKVGEIGLFKNGVIL; encoded by the coding sequence ATGGGAAATATCCGTGGATTAAAATTAGGATGCAATGATTCTGTTGCAGTTCTAACGGAGGATGGAGCAAAGGGGGATACCCTACGCCTTTTGGATGGTTTTCAAATAGAGTTGAAAGAAAATATTCCTGCAGGTCATAAGGTAGCTTTAACACAAATAGAATCGGGCGAGACAGTATTTAAATATGGCTGTTCTATAGGGCGAGCCATACAAAGGATTTATAAAGGTGGATGGATTCATACGCATAACCTTACCTCCGCCCTGGAAGTTGAATGGACGCCTCAATGGAAATATTGCTCCCCGTCATTGAAGACGAAAATTCCCCAACGATCCTTTATGGGGTATCGGCGAGGGAAATATGGAGTGGGCATACGAAATGAGCTATGGGTTATTCCCACTGTCAGCTGTATCAATGATTTGCTTCGAACCCTTATTCCTCGCTATAGTCCGGCTCCATGGATAGAAAACGTAAGAGTATTAGCACATCCCTATGGTTGCTCCCAGTTAGGCGACGATTTTGAATATACGCTTCGAGCCCTCTCCAGCTTGGCTTTTAATCCAAATGCCGCTGGTGTTTTATTTGTAGGCATGGGGTGTGAGAATCTCCAGATTTCCTACCTTAAAGAGCGTATGTCACATCACCCAAATGTGGCATATACCGTACTTCAAGATGAAGCTGATGACGAAAGGGCCCTTTTCCCCAGGCTTGATTTCCTCGCTGAAAACTCTGTTCGTACGCGAACAGAATGCCCTCTTTCCGATCTCGTAGTAGGGGTGAAATGCGGGGGAAGCGATGCTTTTTCGAGCCTTACGGCGAACCCACTTGTAGGTCTTTTCACTGATTATCTCTCTTTCTGGGGGGGAACAACTTTAGCTACAGAAATTCCCGAAATGTTTGGGGCCGAAGAAGCAATTACATCTCGTATCGAGGAAGAATCAGTGTTTAACAGTTTTGTAGAGATGATCCATTGGTTTAAAAATTATTTTACTTCTTACAACCAACCTGTATACGAAAATCCTTCTCCAGGAAATAAAGTTGGTGGCATTACGACCCTCGAAGAAAAATCTTTGGGGGCTGTGGAAAAAACAGGGTCAGGACCTGTCACTGATGTTTTATGGTATGGCGAGAGAGCGACACGCCCAGGAGTTGCTATTGTTTTTAGCCCTGGGAACGATCCTGTTTCCGTAACATCTCTCGCCATAAGTGGTGCTGTTTTAACCCTTTTTACAACAGGTCGTGGAACTCCTTACAGTTCTGTGATTCCTTCCATAAAAATAGCGACAAATACCGCTCTCTACGAAAAAAAACACCGTTGGATTGATTTTAATGCAGGAAATCTCCTCGAAGGCGAAGGTTGGGATAATGCGCTTTCTCGCCTTGTTACCATGGTGATTGACGTTGCCAATGGCCGATCTACTTGTAATGAACGTCTCAAAGTTGGGGAGATTGGTTTATTTAAAAACGGAGTCATTCTTTAA
- a CDS encoding response regulator transcription factor → MNGQRILVVDDEKGIQEIVSQALKRRGYDTLNAADGDTALDMAFTAKPDLIILDLMLPRMDGWEVCRRLKSNKETASIPIIMLTARREETDVVEGLDLGADDYIKKPFSLAELTARVGAILRRVQIADESRQRVEEGDLILDFESQTAILRQSLLDLSPTEFRILELLARRFGRTVSRDEMLGRIWNLYGGDTRTVDVHISRLRKKIEDGREPALTIQTLRSRGYRLTWEKQS, encoded by the coding sequence GTGAATGGACAGCGTATTCTTGTAGTAGATGATGAGAAAGGAATTCAAGAAATAGTTTCTCAAGCCTTAAAACGCCGTGGATATGACACCCTTAATGCCGCAGACGGAGATACGGCTCTTGATATGGCTTTTACAGCCAAGCCAGATCTTATTATCCTTGACCTCATGCTTCCTCGAATGGATGGGTGGGAAGTCTGTCGTCGTCTGAAAAGCAACAAAGAAACGGCCTCTATCCCCATTATTATGCTCACCGCCCGTCGAGAGGAAACAGACGTAGTGGAAGGTCTAGACCTCGGGGCAGATGATTATATTAAAAAGCCTTTTTCCCTTGCTGAATTAACAGCTCGAGTGGGGGCCATTTTGCGCCGTGTCCAAATAGCAGATGAGAGCCGACAAAGAGTGGAGGAAGGAGATTTGATTCTTGATTTCGAAAGTCAGACAGCAATCTTGCGGCAGTCACTTCTCGACCTCAGCCCCACAGAATTTCGTATCCTCGAACTCTTGGCCCGGCGTTTTGGACGCACTGTCTCCAGAGACGAAATGCTCGGCCGGATTTGGAACCTCTATGGAGGAGATACGCGAACTGTAGACGTCCATATTTCACGACTTCGTAAAAAAATCGAGGACGGAAGAGAACCCGCCCTCACTATACAGACCCTTCGAAGTCGCGGCTATCGCCTCACCTGGGAGAAACAATCATGA
- a CDS encoding TRAP transporter small permease, whose translation MKKMAMALYELMYRIADGLAITMLVVMVLSVFTNVIFRFFYMAFPWVDEVSRLAFVWMSFMAIASGLRIGLHPAFDALSERCQGVNGKILQTAIDVLIVVFLLFLLKGGIDYVSKVYVQKTSILVISVAWQYAAVPVATIMMLLEMARQLVCIWAPEELEEA comes from the coding sequence ATGAAAAAAATGGCCATGGCTCTGTACGAGCTCATGTACCGTATTGCTGATGGACTTGCGATTACGATGCTAGTTGTTATGGTGTTATCTGTATTTACGAACGTAATTTTCAGGTTCTTTTATATGGCTTTCCCGTGGGTGGATGAAGTCAGTCGTTTGGCTTTTGTGTGGATGTCTTTTATGGCGATAGCTTCGGGGTTGAGAATTGGTCTTCATCCAGCCTTCGATGCTTTATCGGAGCGATGTCAAGGCGTTAACGGAAAAATTTTACAGACGGCTATAGATGTCCTTATCGTTGTTTTTTTGCTTTTCCTTCTTAAGGGAGGCATTGATTATGTCTCTAAAGTCTATGTGCAAAAAACGTCAATACTGGTTATTTCTGTAGCGTGGCAATATGCAGCAGTACCGGTAGCCACTATTATGATGCTGTTAGAGATGGCCCGTCAGCTTGTTTGTATATGGGCGCCTGAAGAATTGGAGGAAGCCTAA
- a CDS encoding bifunctional 2-keto-4-hydroxyglutarate aldolase/2-keto-3-deoxy-6-phosphogluconate aldolase, which translates to MEYLRKYEVLSAVQEQGIVGIIRTESVEKGIEMADAMFHGGLKAIEVSMTFPGALNIMRTAVERHRENDCFIGAGTVVDEATARMCVVNGAEFIVSQSLHQEVVQTCNRYGLPAIPGIGTVTELMRALELGVDVVKAFPGSVLGPKFIKAVHGPVPYAHIMPVGGVSLDNLEEWFKAGAFAVGLGSALTKPAGSDGSYEAVCEATEKVLKEIARIRGSMK; encoded by the coding sequence GTGGAGTATCTTCGAAAATATGAAGTCCTTTCTGCGGTTCAGGAACAGGGGATCGTAGGCATTATTCGTACAGAAAGTGTGGAAAAGGGAATAGAGATGGCAGATGCCATGTTTCATGGCGGCCTTAAGGCTATAGAAGTTTCTATGACGTTTCCAGGAGCTCTTAACATTATGCGTACAGCTGTAGAACGGCACAGAGAAAATGACTGTTTTATTGGAGCTGGTACTGTGGTGGATGAAGCCACGGCTCGAATGTGTGTTGTAAATGGTGCCGAGTTTATAGTTTCCCAAAGTTTACATCAAGAGGTGGTTCAAACCTGTAATCGGTATGGCCTTCCAGCAATACCGGGCATTGGAACAGTTACAGAGCTCATGCGGGCTCTAGAGCTTGGTGTAGATGTAGTGAAAGCATTCCCAGGAAGTGTATTGGGGCCAAAATTTATCAAGGCAGTTCATGGCCCTGTTCCCTATGCTCATATCATGCCCGTAGGGGGAGTGTCTCTTGATAATTTGGAAGAATGGTTTAAAGCTGGAGCTTTTGCTGTTGGGCTTGGTAGCGCTTTAACAAAACCAGCGGGATCAGACGGAAGCTACGAAGCTGTTTGCGAGGCTACAGAAAAAGTTTTGAAAGAGATTGCCCGGATTCGAGGTTCTATGAAATAA
- a CDS encoding phosphate ABC transporter substrate-binding protein: MKKAGVVIGLLTAFFMSGVAFATELVLKGSTTVLPIAQSAAEKYMSSHPDVSITVSGGGSGNGIKAIIDGTTDVANSSRFIKNEEVKAAVEKGAYPVPFAIAMDALIPIVHPSNPLENFTIEQLKKIYTGDIKNWKELGGPDKPIAVVSRDTSSGTYETWEEKVLHKERVDKRALVVASNGAMVQTVAKNPNAIGYIGLGYLNNSVKSIRVNEIAGTIENALDGTYPISRYLYMFTRGWPEGASLNFINFVLSSEGQKIVAESGFVPLRY; this comes from the coding sequence ATGAAAAAAGCAGGTGTCGTCATAGGACTTTTAACCGCGTTTTTCATGAGCGGTGTCGCTTTCGCAACAGAGCTAGTGCTCAAAGGTTCTACCACTGTTCTTCCCATCGCCCAATCCGCAGCGGAGAAATACATGTCAAGTCATCCTGACGTAAGCATAACGGTCTCAGGTGGAGGGAGTGGAAACGGCATCAAAGCCATTATTGATGGCACTACTGACGTAGCAAACTCCTCCAGATTCATTAAAAATGAAGAAGTAAAGGCCGCTGTAGAAAAAGGAGCCTATCCTGTACCTTTCGCCATAGCTATGGATGCGCTCATACCTATCGTTCACCCCTCAAACCCGCTAGAAAACTTTACTATTGAACAGCTGAAAAAAATATATACGGGAGACATCAAGAACTGGAAGGAACTCGGCGGACCAGATAAGCCTATTGCCGTCGTAAGCCGGGACACGAGTTCCGGAACCTACGAAACATGGGAAGAGAAAGTGCTTCACAAGGAGAGAGTGGACAAAAGAGCCCTTGTCGTCGCTTCAAACGGAGCAATGGTGCAGACTGTAGCTAAAAACCCAAACGCCATTGGATATATCGGCCTTGGATATCTCAACAACTCGGTAAAGAGTATACGCGTTAACGAAATAGCCGGGACAATAGAAAACGCTCTTGACGGAACCTACCCCATCTCAAGGTACCTCTACATGTTCACTCGCGGCTGGCCAGAAGGAGCCTCACTCAACTTCATCAACTTCGTACTCAGCAGCGAGGGGCAGAAAATCGTCGCCGAATCGGGATTTGTCCCCCTTCGATACTAA
- a CDS encoding TRAP transporter substrate-binding protein encodes MNTKRFMRIAMLATILTVAFSGFALAATTLKIANYFPVDHPANQVLNDVFKAQIESKSNGSLKVQIFPNSQLGAEQEFVEGVQLGTIEMALTGNLWENTVDLFKLLQLPYMFNSYEHADAVFNGPIGEKIYESLKPLGVKILGAFPRGFRVVSNNKKPINSIEDCKGIKMRVWQGEVIIKLMQGFGFSTVVMPMSEVFTALQQGVVHGQDNPLMTSYFSGWYDVQKYVAMTNHIFGFQYFVVNQKVWDKLSVEEQSIVMDATKASIAEITRLTKEQEKDVLQKTIDKGLEVTYPDLKPFVESAQPIIANYIKSCPEAEPFVNEIREIGKKFEK; translated from the coding sequence GTGAATACGAAGCGTTTTATGCGTATAGCTATGCTGGCAACAATTTTAACGGTGGCTTTTTCAGGTTTTGCATTGGCGGCAACGACTCTCAAAATTGCCAACTACTTTCCTGTAGATCATCCAGCCAACCAAGTTCTTAATGATGTGTTTAAAGCGCAGATAGAAAGCAAGAGCAACGGGTCTCTTAAAGTCCAGATTTTCCCTAATAGCCAGCTCGGTGCAGAGCAGGAGTTTGTAGAGGGAGTTCAGTTGGGAACCATTGAGATGGCTCTGACAGGCAATCTTTGGGAGAATACGGTGGATCTTTTTAAATTACTTCAGCTCCCGTATATGTTTAACAGCTATGAGCATGCTGATGCTGTTTTTAATGGCCCTATAGGGGAGAAGATTTACGAAAGTCTTAAACCTCTGGGAGTTAAAATTCTCGGCGCTTTCCCGAGAGGATTCAGAGTTGTTTCTAATAATAAAAAACCTATCAATTCCATTGAAGATTGTAAGGGTATTAAAATGCGGGTATGGCAGGGTGAAGTTATTATTAAACTAATGCAGGGCTTTGGGTTCAGCACAGTTGTTATGCCCATGAGCGAGGTCTTTACGGCTTTGCAGCAGGGAGTTGTACATGGACAGGATAACCCCTTGATGACCTCTTATTTCTCTGGCTGGTATGATGTGCAAAAGTATGTTGCTATGACCAACCATATTTTCGGTTTCCAGTATTTTGTTGTTAACCAAAAGGTTTGGGACAAACTTTCCGTAGAGGAACAGTCTATCGTTATGGATGCTACCAAAGCTTCCATTGCAGAAATTACCCGTCTAACGAAAGAACAGGAGAAAGATGTTCTTCAGAAGACTATCGACAAGGGTCTTGAAGTTACATACCCCGATTTGAAACCTTTTGTCGAAAGCGCCCAGCCTATTATTGCTAATTACATAAAAAGCTGTCCCGAGGCAGAACCTTTTGTTAATGAGATTCGAGAGATCGGGAAGAAATTCGAGAAATAG
- the phoU gene encoding phosphate signaling complex protein PhoU: protein MDQINTRRQLETDLTELIRMLTRLGKMSEESLTRSVWALKNQNAAVAREIINRDDAIDDLAAELDMACMQFTARFQPLGEDLRAVSSIMHMAVDLERVGDYATNIAKAAIEVADKELMKPLIDIPRMVDILSEMLEKTLEALESKNEATAIRVFPLDDLIDDLEKQIMRELLLLMMERPQRIEQATLLLNVARTLERAGDHITNIAERVIYIITGKTVKASTYRRPKER from the coding sequence ATGGATCAAATCAATACAAGAAGACAACTCGAAACGGATCTTACAGAACTTATACGAATGCTCACTCGACTGGGGAAAATGTCTGAAGAATCTCTCACCAGATCTGTTTGGGCTCTAAAGAATCAGAACGCAGCCGTGGCTCGCGAAATTATTAACCGAGATGACGCAATAGATGATCTCGCAGCAGAACTTGATATGGCTTGCATGCAATTCACTGCTCGTTTTCAGCCACTCGGAGAAGATTTACGTGCTGTTTCTTCCATTATGCACATGGCGGTAGACCTGGAAAGAGTAGGAGATTATGCCACCAACATCGCAAAAGCCGCCATTGAAGTAGCCGATAAAGAGCTTATGAAGCCTCTCATCGATATCCCCCGAATGGTAGACATTCTCTCTGAAATGTTGGAAAAGACCTTAGAAGCCTTGGAATCTAAAAACGAAGCTACGGCTATTCGCGTTTTCCCTTTAGACGACCTTATTGACGACCTTGAAAAACAGATTATGCGCGAATTACTTCTGCTCATGATGGAACGCCCCCAACGTATAGAGCAGGCAACGCTACTTCTCAACGTGGCGAGAACTCTGGAGCGAGCAGGAGATCACATTACGAATATAGCAGAACGGGTCATTTACATTATTACCGGGAAGACCGTTAAAGCCTCCACATACCGCAGGCCAAAGGAGCGATAA
- the pstB gene encoding phosphate ABC transporter ATP-binding protein PstB, which translates to MDKESVSMNRPQLIVSDLNLYYGDYKVLKNINMEIYGKTVTALIGPSGCGKSSFLRCLNRMNDFIAEARIEGQIYLDNTNIYSGDTDVIALRRRVGMVFQKPNPFPMSIYDNVAYGPRIHGVKNRDHLDEIVEQSLRGAALWAEVKDKLKTSGLGLSGGQQQRLCIARAIATEPDVLLMDEPTSALDPMATARIEELVRTLKERYTVIIVTHNMQQAARISDYTAFFLTGDLVEYGKTPKLFTSPEDKRTEDYITGRFG; encoded by the coding sequence ATGGACAAGGAGTCGGTATCCATGAATAGACCTCAACTTATTGTTTCAGATTTAAACCTTTACTACGGTGACTATAAAGTTTTAAAAAATATCAATATGGAAATATATGGGAAGACCGTTACAGCCCTTATCGGCCCCTCTGGATGCGGGAAAAGCAGCTTCCTTCGCTGCCTCAATCGAATGAACGATTTTATAGCCGAAGCTAGAATTGAGGGACAAATCTATCTGGATAATACCAATATATACTCAGGCGACACTGACGTCATAGCTCTTCGACGCCGGGTAGGAATGGTGTTTCAGAAACCTAACCCTTTCCCCATGTCTATTTACGATAATGTGGCTTACGGTCCTCGCATCCATGGAGTAAAAAACAGAGATCATCTTGACGAAATAGTAGAACAAAGTCTTCGCGGAGCCGCTCTCTGGGCTGAGGTAAAAGACAAATTAAAAACATCTGGACTCGGCCTTTCTGGAGGCCAACAACAGCGTCTCTGCATTGCCCGGGCCATTGCCACAGAACCTGACGTTCTCCTCATGGACGAACCCACAAGCGCTCTCGATCCCATGGCCACAGCCCGTATCGAGGAACTTGTACGAACCCTCAAAGAAAGATACACTGTCATTATTGTGACGCATAATATGCAGCAAGCCGCTCGAATATCGGATTACACTGCATTTTTTCTTACAGGGGATCTTGTAGAATACGGGAAGACCCCCAAACTCTTCACATCGCCAGAGGATAAACGCACAGAAGACTACATCACTGGTCGATTCGGCTAA
- a CDS encoding IclR family transcriptional regulator, whose product MAQKDKVLVLQKAISILEDLSDRSEPAGLTEIAKATGLSKTTAYRILSTLQDSNVLLKNSRGRYQIGPAVVKWSAAYNRRSGLLEMSRNILEGMRDYSGETIHLFVFENGRAYYLEKLESPSPLVMRSQVGVELPLYSTAGGKAILFALPSNQLDDYLAKNVLERRTPNTITDPDRLKELLKQYKSLGYSEEIQENEEGIRCVAAPVVDGNGYPIGAVSVSAPAYRFDDKKASVVGRKLAQETAKISLRISRRHMEGNKEA is encoded by the coding sequence ATGGCACAGAAAGATAAAGTGCTTGTATTGCAAAAGGCAATTTCAATTTTAGAAGACCTTTCGGACCGTAGTGAGCCTGCAGGTCTTACTGAAATTGCGAAAGCAACAGGGCTATCAAAAACAACAGCATATCGAATTCTTTCTACTCTGCAGGATAGCAATGTCCTTTTAAAAAACTCTCGTGGGCGTTATCAAATAGGTCCGGCTGTGGTGAAGTGGTCAGCTGCCTATAATCGTCGGTCTGGGTTGCTTGAGATGTCGAGAAATATTTTGGAAGGGATGCGAGACTATTCTGGAGAGACCATACACCTTTTTGTCTTTGAAAATGGCCGAGCCTACTATCTTGAAAAGCTTGAAAGCCCGAGCCCGTTAGTGATGCGTTCGCAGGTAGGAGTAGAGTTGCCTCTCTATAGTACTGCTGGTGGAAAGGCGATTCTCTTTGCCCTCCCCTCTAATCAACTCGATGACTATTTAGCAAAAAATGTTTTAGAGAGACGTACTCCGAATACGATAACAGATCCAGACAGACTTAAAGAGCTTTTGAAGCAATATAAATCGCTGGGATATAGCGAGGAGATACAAGAAAACGAGGAGGGCATTCGTTGTGTAGCAGCTCCGGTTGTAGATGGGAATGGATATCCTATTGGAGCTGTAAGTGTATCGGCACCTGCCTATCGATTCGATGATAAGAAAGCATCGGTAGTGGGACGAAAGCTGGCACAGGAAACGGCGAAGATTTCTTTGCGTATTAGTCGACGACATATGGAAGGAAACAAGGAGGCGTAG
- a CDS encoding TRAP transporter large permease — protein MGVLLAFLGSLMGFTIVGVPIGFGIGLAALILMLVTGTLEPMVLARRMITGVDVYTLLAIPFFMLAGEIMNKAGLVHDILMFANALVGRVRGGLAYVNVIASMLFAGISGSAVADAAALGSLEMPMMENGGYDKNFSAAITAASSVIGPIIPPSVPMIILGSIAQISIAKLFLGGAIPGILIGIALLFVSYVISKKRNYPLSEKVGFKEFLGVFKKTIWALILPVIILGGILGGIFTATEAGAVAVIYAVIVSYFQYDVKWSAYPEILKSAALNTGVVMLVCASAMALTWFLAVAQVPQLLTNVIMNITENKMTFLLILNILLFLVGMVIDLTPALFLLVPILLPVCRSYGIDDIHFGIIMVTNLCVGLITPPVGTVLYVTNSISKISLGDLVKSLWPMYIALFIVVLLVTYVPQLVLWLPSFM, from the coding sequence ATGGGAGTGCTATTGGCTTTTCTTGGATCGTTGATGGGATTTACCATTGTTGGTGTTCCCATTGGTTTCGGTATTGGTTTAGCCGCGTTAATTCTGATGCTTGTTACTGGAACTTTGGAGCCTATGGTTTTGGCTCGTCGGATGATAACTGGAGTCGATGTTTATACTCTTTTAGCAATCCCTTTCTTTATGTTGGCTGGGGAGATTATGAACAAAGCAGGTTTGGTTCACGATATCCTTATGTTCGCTAACGCCCTTGTTGGCCGCGTTCGTGGCGGATTGGCCTATGTTAATGTTATAGCGAGTATGCTCTTCGCAGGTATTAGCGGTTCCGCAGTTGCTGATGCGGCAGCCTTAGGGTCTCTTGAAATGCCTATGATGGAAAATGGAGGATACGACAAGAACTTCTCCGCAGCTATTACAGCAGCATCATCAGTGATCGGCCCCATTATTCCTCCAAGTGTTCCCATGATTATCTTAGGGTCTATCGCGCAGATTTCCATCGCTAAGCTTTTCCTTGGCGGGGCTATTCCTGGAATACTGATTGGTATAGCTCTTTTGTTTGTATCGTACGTGATATCGAAGAAACGGAACTACCCACTCAGCGAAAAAGTTGGATTCAAGGAGTTTTTAGGAGTTTTTAAAAAGACTATTTGGGCATTGATTCTTCCCGTTATTATTCTTGGCGGCATCCTTGGGGGGATTTTTACTGCTACAGAGGCTGGCGCTGTGGCTGTAATTTATGCTGTGATTGTGTCTTATTTTCAGTATGACGTTAAGTGGTCGGCATATCCTGAAATTTTAAAGAGTGCTGCTTTGAATACTGGCGTTGTTATGCTGGTTTGTGCTTCTGCTATGGCTTTGACATGGTTTTTGGCTGTAGCTCAGGTTCCACAGCTCCTTACGAATGTTATTATGAATATAACTGAGAATAAAATGACTTTTTTGCTGATTCTCAATATCCTCCTCTTTTTGGTGGGGATGGTTATTGACCTCACTCCGGCCCTGTTTTTACTTGTTCCTATTCTCTTACCCGTATGCCGGTCATATGGGATTGATGATATCCATTTTGGGATCATCATGGTAACAAACTTGTGCGTAGGGCTTATTACTCCTCCTGTAGGAACTGTTTTATATGTTACGAACTCTATTTCAAAAATTTCTTTAGGCGATCTCGTAAAATCTCTGTGGCCAATGTACATCGCTCTTTTTATAGTGGTGTTGTTGGTAACGTACGTCCCACAGCTAGTTTTATGGTTGCCTTCTTTTATGTAG
- the pstC gene encoding phosphate ABC transporter permease subunit PstC — MKKENIPFMVIAVVSSIGIFIMLFILFFLIKEGLPVLKSVSLKGILTGTDWYPTETPPALGMLSLIVGTITVTILSSVLALPISLFIAIFISEIASQRARSFLKPILELLGFLPSIILGFLGMVVIAPWLQERFNILSGLNLFNASLLLGILIIPIVGSLAEEALSAVPKELRDASFALGATRWETISKVVFPAALPGILSACLLGIMRGMGETMVVLMAAGGAALVPLSLFDPVRPLTSTIATEMGETPVGSPHYHALFFAGLILLCITLAINILSSWIENKRKVQAS; from the coding sequence ATGAAAAAAGAAAATATACCTTTTATGGTTATAGCCGTCGTCTCCTCTATAGGCATTTTTATTATGCTATTTATTCTGTTCTTCCTGATCAAGGAAGGACTTCCTGTATTAAAATCAGTCTCACTCAAAGGAATTCTTACGGGAACAGACTGGTATCCCACAGAAACTCCCCCAGCCTTAGGTATGCTATCTCTCATTGTAGGGACTATCACCGTTACTATTCTTTCATCCGTGTTGGCTCTCCCTATAAGTCTTTTTATCGCCATTTTTATTTCAGAAATAGCCTCGCAGAGAGCCCGTTCTTTTCTAAAACCCATCCTTGAGCTTCTTGGTTTCCTTCCATCCATTATTTTGGGCTTTCTGGGTATGGTGGTTATAGCTCCGTGGCTTCAGGAACGGTTCAATATCCTTTCCGGTCTTAACCTTTTCAATGCCTCTCTCTTATTGGGGATCCTCATTATCCCTATTGTAGGGTCACTTGCGGAAGAAGCCCTTTCCGCAGTTCCAAAAGAACTTCGAGATGCTTCTTTCGCATTAGGAGCCACCCGTTGGGAAACTATCAGCAAAGTGGTTTTTCCCGCAGCCCTTCCCGGCATTCTATCAGCATGTCTTTTAGGCATTATGAGAGGCATGGGTGAAACCATGGTAGTTCTCATGGCCGCTGGAGGAGCAGCTCTTGTCCCCCTATCACTTTTTGACCCCGTAAGGCCCCTCACATCCACAATAGCCACAGAAATGGGAGAAACTCCTGTGGGTTCACCGCACTACCATGCTCTTTTTTTTGCCGGCCTTATTTTATTGTGTATCACGCTGGCCATTAATATTCTCTCGAGCTGGATAGAGAATAAGAGGAAGGTGCAGGCTTCATGA
- the pstA gene encoding phosphate ABC transporter permease PstA, with translation MNRRKLFNTFMTLLLWSSITTMVILLLSIIAFIFVNGVQALSWEFITEPPRENMTRGGISTPLIGTLQLVVVSMLFALPVGIATGLYLSEYSKKNKFTFLIRLAIRSLAGVPSVVFGLFGLSLFVILLGFGSSLLSAGLTLGCLALPLIVTASEQAFQAVPKDFREASYALGATKWQTIRKVVFPAASSTIITGAILSIGRVAGETAPIIFTGAAYFTPNVAQSLFDEVMALPYHIMVLATEGTDITLTRPIQYGTVLVLLALVLGMSAVGVMMRARLRQRGQ, from the coding sequence ATGAATCGTCGAAAACTCTTCAACACATTCATGACTCTTCTTCTCTGGAGTTCCATTACGACTATGGTAATTTTACTTCTCTCCATCATTGCTTTTATTTTTGTAAATGGAGTTCAGGCCCTCTCCTGGGAGTTTATAACGGAACCCCCAAGGGAAAATATGACTCGAGGAGGCATCAGTACCCCCCTTATAGGCACGTTACAGTTAGTGGTTGTCTCTATGCTTTTTGCTCTGCCGGTAGGAATCGCAACAGGCCTTTATCTATCGGAATACTCGAAGAAAAATAAATTTACATTTCTGATCCGTCTGGCTATCCGTTCCCTCGCTGGAGTTCCATCTGTTGTTTTTGGCCTCTTCGGCCTCTCTCTCTTCGTTATTCTTCTAGGTTTCGGCTCATCATTGCTCTCAGCAGGCCTCACTCTTGGATGCTTGGCCTTGCCTCTTATTGTTACTGCGTCAGAACAAGCCTTTCAGGCAGTACCCAAAGACTTCCGAGAAGCTTCATACGCTCTCGGGGCCACTAAGTGGCAAACCATCAGAAAGGTTGTTTTCCCAGCTGCTTCGTCCACAATTATTACAGGGGCCATACTCAGTATTGGGCGGGTCGCCGGAGAAACAGCTCCCATTATTTTTACCGGAGCCGCCTATTTCACGCCTAACGTGGCCCAAAGTCTTTTCGATGAAGTCATGGCTCTGCCTTATCACATTATGGTTCTCGCTACAGAAGGGACAGATATTACACTCACTCGCCCCATCCAGTACGGAACAGTGCTTGTCCTCTTAGCCCTTGTTCTCGGAATGAGTGCTGTGGGAGTCATGATGCGAGCCCGCCTCAGACAAAGGGGGCAATAG